The following proteins are co-located in the Mycobacteriales bacterium genome:
- a CDS encoding N-acetylmuramoyl-L-alanine amidase, which produces MVEFRRGDRGDGVAEIRAKLSGLGLLDLASTEAGADGDVFDDATDRAVRGFQQSRGLRIDGIVGPETYRCLDEAHWRFGDRVLSFTVNRPFVGDDVAVLQQRLLDLGFDPGRCDGIFGTATDAALREFQRNVGLRADGTLGPDTLRALERLRRTVTGGSPSERREEERLRRSGQNLTGRTIVLDPGHGGSDEGVSGFGLTEAELAFDLATRIEGRLGALGVTTYLTRSADTHPPETERARFANEVAAELVVSLHHDAAASGEPSGVACYFYGAARPGQSGHSVIGARLADLIVREVTSRTDLLDCRTHPKSWELLRLTRMPAVRLEAGYLSSPSDAARLATSEFRDAVAEAVVAALQRLYLPEHLDVPTGQFRLSALAG; this is translated from the coding sequence GTGGTGGAGTTCCGGCGCGGGGATCGCGGTGACGGCGTCGCCGAGATCCGAGCCAAGCTGAGCGGCCTCGGCCTGCTCGATCTCGCCTCGACCGAGGCCGGCGCCGACGGCGACGTGTTCGACGACGCGACCGATCGCGCGGTGCGCGGCTTCCAGCAGTCGCGCGGACTGCGGATCGACGGGATCGTCGGGCCGGAGACCTACCGCTGCCTCGACGAGGCGCATTGGCGCTTCGGCGACCGGGTGCTGTCGTTCACGGTCAACCGGCCGTTCGTGGGCGACGACGTCGCGGTGCTCCAGCAGCGCCTGCTCGATCTCGGCTTCGATCCCGGACGCTGTGACGGCATCTTCGGCACGGCGACCGACGCTGCGCTGCGAGAGTTCCAGCGCAACGTCGGGCTGCGCGCCGACGGCACGCTCGGACCCGACACGCTGCGGGCCCTCGAGCGGTTGCGCCGTACCGTCACCGGCGGCTCGCCTTCGGAGCGTCGCGAGGAGGAGCGGCTGCGTCGCAGCGGGCAGAACCTCACCGGACGCACGATCGTGCTCGACCCGGGCCACGGCGGCAGTGACGAGGGAGTGAGCGGGTTCGGCCTGACCGAGGCTGAGCTCGCGTTCGACCTGGCGACCCGCATCGAGGGTCGGCTCGGCGCGCTCGGCGTGACGACCTACCTCACCCGCAGCGCAGACACCCATCCGCCCGAGACCGAACGCGCCCGGTTCGCCAACGAGGTAGCCGCCGAGCTCGTCGTCTCGCTGCATCACGACGCGGCCGCCAGCGGCGAGCCCAGCGGGGTCGCCTGCTACTTCTACGGCGCGGCGCGTCCCGGCCAGAGCGGCCACTCCGTGATCGGCGCCAGGCTCGCCGACCTGATCGTGCGAGAGGTCACCTCGCGCACCGACCTGCTCGACTGCCGGACCCACCCGAAGTCCTGGGAGCTGCTGCGGCTGACCAGGATGCCCGCGGTGCGCCTGGAAGCCGGCTATCTCAGCAGCCCGAGCGACGCGGCGCGGCTGGCCACCAGCGAGTTTCGCGACGCGGTCGCGGAAGCCGTCGTGGCGGCGCTGCAGCGGCTCTACCTCCCGGAGCACCTCGACGTGCCCACCGGGCAGTTCCGGCTCAGCGCGCTCGCCGGCTGA
- the trxB gene encoding thioredoxin-disulfide reductase produces the protein MPDGVRDVIIVGSGPAGYTAGIYTARANLHPLLIEGFQFGGALMNTTEVENFPGFPDGVMGPELMDMMRKQAEKFGAEIITDDATELDLTGEVKRVSVGGETHLARTVILAMGSAYRELGVPGEKELSGRGVSWCATCDGFFFRDQPIAVVGGGDSAVEEATFLTKFGESVTIVHRRDALRASKIMADRAHDNPKIKFAWNSVVKEVAGEDKVSGLVLEDVTTGETSTLPVGGVFVAIGHDPRSELVRDQVTLDAEGYVVVDSPRTRTNLPGVFACGDLVDRTFRQAITAAASGCAAAIDVERYLEDQH, from the coding sequence ATGCCCGATGGGGTGCGCGACGTCATCATCGTCGGATCAGGCCCGGCCGGTTACACCGCCGGGATCTACACCGCTCGCGCGAACCTGCATCCGCTGCTGATCGAGGGCTTCCAGTTCGGCGGCGCGCTGATGAACACCACGGAGGTCGAGAACTTCCCGGGCTTCCCCGACGGTGTGATGGGTCCAGAGCTCATGGACATGATGCGCAAGCAGGCAGAGAAGTTCGGCGCCGAGATCATCACCGACGACGCAACGGAGCTCGACCTGACCGGTGAGGTCAAGCGGGTGAGCGTCGGCGGGGAGACCCACCTGGCACGCACGGTGATCCTCGCGATGGGCTCGGCGTACCGCGAGCTCGGGGTGCCCGGCGAGAAGGAGCTGTCCGGGCGGGGCGTCTCCTGGTGCGCCACCTGTGACGGCTTCTTCTTCCGCGACCAGCCGATCGCGGTCGTCGGCGGCGGTGACTCCGCAGTCGAGGAGGCCACGTTCCTGACCAAGTTCGGCGAGTCGGTGACGATCGTGCATCGGCGCGACGCGCTGCGCGCCTCGAAGATCATGGCCGACCGCGCACACGACAACCCGAAGATCAAGTTCGCGTGGAACAGCGTCGTGAAGGAGGTCGCCGGCGAGGACAAGGTCAGCGGACTCGTCCTCGAAGACGTCACGACCGGTGAGACGTCGACGCTGCCGGTCGGCGGAGTGTTCGTCGCGATCGGCCACGACCCGCGCAGCGAGCTGGTACGTGACCAGGTGACGCTCGACGCCGAGGGTTACGTCGTCGTCGACTCGCCGCGCACCCGGACCAACCTGCCAGGCGTGTTCGCCTGCGGCGACCTCGTCGACCGGACGTTCCGGCAGGCGATCACCGCGGCCGCCAGCGGCTGCGCCGCGGCCATCGACGTCGAGCGCTACCTCGAAGACCAGCACTGA
- the trxA gene encoding thioredoxin, whose amino-acid sequence MGAATTAVTDATFDAEVLGSDVPVLVDFWAEWCGPCKMVAPVLEEIATENAGKIRVVKVNTDENPEITRRYQVMSIPTMSVFSGGEVVKSIVGAKPKAALLRDLEAYL is encoded by the coding sequence ATGGGTGCCGCAACCACCGCAGTGACCGACGCCACGTTCGACGCCGAAGTGCTCGGCAGCGACGTACCTGTGCTCGTCGACTTCTGGGCGGAGTGGTGCGGCCCGTGCAAGATGGTGGCGCCCGTTCTCGAAGAGATCGCGACCGAGAACGCAGGCAAGATCCGCGTCGTCAAGGTCAACACCGACGAGAACCCGGAAATCACCCGGCGCTACCAGGTGATGTCGATCCCGACCATGTCGGTGTTCTCGGGTGGCGAGGTCGTCAAGTCCATCGTCGGGGCCAAGCCGAAGGCCGCGCTGCTGCGCGACCTCGAGGCTTACCTCTGA